The Kosmotoga olearia TBF 19.5.1 sequence GGGTTGATGATGTTTTAAAGATATTGCAAATGAACTCGGTTGAAGGTCTCGAAAAAACCGACATTCCAAAAAATTTCATCAGCCTTGGCGAAGATTCATTTAAGTCGGTACAACTTATGCACGACTTAATAAAAACACTGCTTGACATTGTTGAAAGCTCCTTTGCTCCTAAAGAGATCGGTAAAGAAGTCAAGGAAATAGATGAACTAGAAAATTACGAGTTCGACACGGATGTTCGTTCGGTAGAACTCGGAAAAATGCTTTACGCCCAAAAGAATAGGATGAATCCCGTGGATATTCTCTACCTCGAGAAATTGACGACAACAATTTCGGACATTGCTGATAGCGCTGAAAACGTTGCGGAAGCTATTCTTATGGTAATCAAATCATAAGAAGGCCCAAATTTTTTCATCTGGAGGGATTTTCTTGCTTTTATATATCTCGCTAGCTTTAGGATTCGGTCTTGCTATGACCATCGGAGGAAACGATGTCGCTAACTCCATGGCAACCGCTGTTGGTGCTAAAGCAATTACCGTTAGACAGGCTGTGCTAATTGCGGCTGTTCTCGAATTCTCCGGTGCTTTCCTTTTTGGCACACACGTTACAAGTACCATCACCAAAGGAATACTGGAACCGGCCTTTATAGGTTCTCAAAATGCTCTTGTTTTTGGGGCTATTTCCGCTCTCATAGGAGCATTTGCCTGGCTCGTCCTGGCTACTCTTGGTGGCATGCCGGTATCGACAACCCACTCTATCATTGGCGGAATGGTTGGATTCGGTTTGATAGCTGGAGGACTGCAGGCTGTAAACTGGGTAAAAATGCTCATGATCGTAAGTAGCTGGATTATATCACCTCTTGTCGGTGGATTCATCGCATATGTGGTATTCAAATTAATTGCAGCCAGTATTCTCAAAAAAGAAGATTTGATGACTGCTACAAAGCATTACGCACCCATTTTCATCAGTTTTGCCTTCTTTACAATCGCTTTCCTTTTCACCGTGAAAACACTTAAAAACCCTGTCAATATATCATTATTCTGGGGATTATTGTTCTTTGTTATTTCTTTTGTTATCAGCAGTTTGCTAATACGAAGATTTCTCAAAAAAAAGCAAACAGGAGACTGTTACGAGGTTGTAGAATCTACATTCAGAAAAATGCAGATCCTGACATCTTGTTATGTGTCCTTCTCCCATGGAGCCAACGATGTTGCTAATGCGATTGGACCTCTCGCGGTGGTTTATTTCGCCCTGACAGCCGGGGGAATTGGAGAAACCGTGAACATCCCATCGTGGATGCTTGCCATCGGTGGCTTCGGTATAGCTCTGGGCGTAGGGCTTTGGGGGAGAAAGGTTATGGCAACTGTCGGAACGCAAATCACAACACTAAACAACACCCGTGGTTTCAGCATCGACTTCGCGGCAGCCACATCTGTTCTCATAGCTTCCGTCTTTGGAATGCCCGTTTCCACGACTCACGTCGTTGTCGGGGCTGTTACCGGAGTCGGAATGGCGAGGGGGTTCGAAGCCGTTAATAAAGGGGTGCTCAAGAATATCCTCTGGGCATGGCTTGTAACAGTACCGGTTACAGCAGGCATTTCTGGATTTGTCTTCTATCTTTTCAGCAAAGTTTTCATAATGTGATGGGTATGGAAACCATATATTCTTTTAGTCGATCTGATATGAGAAGCTCTTTACCGTGAATCGCTATAAAAAGTTTTTTTGAGCTACACCGTGAAACCGCCGAACGTAATCTGTGAGGATCAATTTTAGCAAAAAATTCCGGGAACTCACTTATTGCGAGAGTGGTTTCGTACTTAAAATTTCCGGTTTTTACCAGAAGTTTCAGTGTTTCAGCTTTTGAAATTAAAAGAACACTGAATCCCTTTTTCACGAGTCTTGCCATTTTCTTCAAACCTGTGAGAAGAAGATTTCTGTCTATCGGTGTCTCTTTGTAAGTATTTTTCTTCAAAGAAAATATCCTCTCCTCATATACCGGTGTTCTGTCATTACAGAAAGAAAACAGCAAAGGACCCGCCTTTAGTCCAACGTCATTGATACCGTCTCCGAAAACGATCTCCACATTCTTCAAAGTTTCCAGTGCTTTGAATAAATGTCTCACCGTTACGTAAGGTAAAGATACCTGGAAATTTCTTTTTGATTCGGTCTTCAAAAATGCAATAACGGTCATATTCGAACTCGTTGAAACCATAGCGGTTTCATTGCCACCACCGAAGATCGTTACCATCTCACCTTCAACGTTTATTGAGGAAGCGAAGTTTAATTTTCGCCTGAATTCGGATAATTCCATCTTGAACAATGCTTCAAACTTCCGTTCCATTCTAGGTCGCTCTTCTATCTTTGAGTTTTCTATGATCAATCTATCGCCATTGGCAGAAATCACAAGCTTTTTATCGCCAAGAGAAAATTGGATATTCTCCTCCTTCGACTTCCGTTCTTTCAAAACCCTTACCTGGTCAATAGGTAAGATGTATGTTCCTGAGAACGGAGATACCTCTTTATTTACAGCTAATTCAAGCTTTCCACAACCATCACTCACAAAGAACCTGAGCCCTTTGAAGTAATGCAATCTCACGAAGCGAAAGCCGGGTTCAACTGTCCCGGCAAATTTTTCACATAGCTCAAGTATTTTTTTGTATTCCCCGTTTTTCAGAACGAATTGCATTCATCTTCACCCTAAAAGAGTGTTATTTGCTCTTTTTCAGGAAGTCCTTTGAAGGCCCCATACTTTCTCAGTATTTCCACGTGCGTTTTGTTGATCGAAGTCCTTTTCAAAAGATCTTCCACTGAACTAAATGGCCTCTTCTCACGCTCTTTTATTATCGAAATGGCTACTTTATACCCAAGGTTTTTTAGCCTGTTAAAAGGTATTCTGAGGGCGTTGCCTTCTATCAAAAAACGTCTCGCATCTGATTTCTCTAAATCAACAGGCAGAAAGGAATAACCTCTAAGGCGCATTTCCAGCACGATCTCAAGAAGCGTTTCTTTGGATCTTTCTTTGACATTCTTGTTTGCATTATTTTTGAGATTTGTAATTTCCTTTCTTATACCACTTACATCACCAAGAGCGAGATCTACATCGAATTCGTCACCCTTTATTGTAAAGTAAGTTGAATAAAAGGCCAGGGGATAATGAACCTTGAAATACGCCACCCTGTAACCCATACTAACATAAGCAACAGCGTGAGCCTTCGGGAAAAGATATTTGATCCTTCGGCAAGATTCAATAAACCATTCTGGTACTTCTGCTTCCTGCATCATTTCAACTTCCTCATCCGTTATGCCTTTCCCTTTTCTCACCTTTTCCATTATTTTGAATGCTTTTAACGGCTCTATTCCTTTTGAAATCAGATAATTCATAATGTCATCTCGACATGCAATGACATCTGACAGCGTTGCTTTTTTCGAAACTATCCAATCACGAGCGTTATTCAACCAAACATCTGTTCCATGGGAGAGCCCGGATATTCTCACAAGCTCACCAAAGGTTTTCGGACGGGTCTCCCGGAGCATTCCCCGAACAAACTGTGTACCAAACTCGGGTATCCCGAGAGTTCCCACATCTGTACCTAAGTCACGAGGATTTATTCCTAAAACCTTCGTCGAAGAGAATATAGACAAAGTATCTTTATCATCCATGGGAACAGTCGTTGGATCGACACCTGTTATATCTTTGAGCATCCTTATAAAAGTTGGATCATCGTGTCCCAGCGCATCTATCTTGACCAGATCATCGTGAATCACTTCGTAAGCGAAATGTGTTGTCATTGTTCGAGATTTCGTGTCGTTTGCTGGAAACTGTACAGGGGTGAACTCATGCACATCTCTGTCCTTGGGAACGATCATAAGACCGCCAGGATGCTGTCCTGTGGTTTTTCTGACTCCAACGATTCCAGAAGCAAGGCGGTCTATCTCCGCCCTCCTCAACTGCTTTTTGGAACGTTCCATGTAGGCTTTTACAAACCCATAAGCGGTTCTTTCAGCAAGCGTGCTTATCGTGCCTGCTCTGAAAACGTGATCTTTACCAAAAAGCTTTTCAAGGTATGCATGAGCTCTTTCCTGATATTCTCCCGAGAAGTTTAAATCTATATCTGGTACTTTGTCACCTTCAAACCCCAAAAAGGTTTCGAAAGGAATGTTCTGGCCGTTTTTTTGCATTAGCGCACCGCATTCGGGACAGCTTTTGTCTTTAAGGTCGTATCCGGATTCAACTGAACCGTCCAGAACGAATTCCGAATGTTTACATGCAGGACATACATAGTGAGGTGGTAACGGGTTCACTTCGGTAATTCCCAGCATCGTCGCAACCAGAGAACTTCCAACAGAACCTCTGGAACCAACAACATATCCGTCTTCGTTGGACTTTCTAACGATCTTCTGAGCAATAAGGTAAAGGACAGCGTAACCATGACCTATGATAGCACGAAGCTCTTTTTCAAGACGCTTTTCAACGATTTCCGGGAGTGGATCTCCATAGATCTCATGGGCCGTTTTGTATGTTAGTTCCCGTACCTGTTCGTCCGCTCCTTCGATAATGGGTGGATGAAGTTTCCCTCTTATAGGTGCTATATTCTCAACCATTAAGGCTATTTTTCTGCTGTTCTTTACAACAACTTCGTAAGCGATCTCTTCGTCTTCAAAAATCTCCTTTGCAGCTTCAAGCATTTCTTCTGTGGTTCTAAGATAGAGAGAGGGTTGCTTGTCAAAATTCTGGTACTCTTGTGCAGCTTCAAGTACGGCACGGTAAATAGCATCCTCTGGTTCTAAGAAATGAACATCTCCGGTCATCACCACAGGAATGTTCAGTTTTTTGCCTATCCTGTAGAACTCGCGGTACATATTTTTGAGATTCTCTCGTGTTATATGAGCTTCTGCTTCGTTGTAGTCCAGAACATCCAGCGGCATAATCTCTATAAAATCAAAAAATTTCGCGATCTCCTCAAGCTCCGCAGCATTTGCTCCGGAAAGATACGCCTTCGAAAGTTCTCCAGATATACAAGCTGAACCAATGATCAATCCCTCACGCTTTTCGAGAAGAATGCTCTTCGGTATTCGAGGCTTCTTATAGAAATATTTTGTGTGTGACAACGTAACAAGCTCATAGAGATTTCTCAAACCCGTTTTATTTTTTGCGAGTATGGTTACATGAAGCGGTCTCAAGCTCGAGATGTTTATGTGCTTTCTCAAATTTTCGAGCTCTGCTATCTTCTTTATTCCTCTCTTCTTCGCCATAGAGAGAAGCTTCTTGAAAACCTCAGCGGTTATTCTCGCATCCTCTGAAGCCCTGTGATGTTCAAAATCTCCGAGTTTTAGACGTTTAACAACATTGTCTAAAGAATAGCTTTTCGATTTGAGAAGGCTTTTGGATAAAGCCAGAGTATCTATATAAGGTAATTTCCAGTCTTCGTTGTACAGCTGCTTGACCGCGTTTCTTACAAAGCGGTAATCGAAAGTTGCGTTGTGAGCAACCAGAACAGAATCTTTACAAAACTCGAGAAATTTCGGTAGTACTTCAGAAAGCGATGGGGCATCTTCCAATTCTCTATCACTGATCCCTGTTATTCTGGTAACTTTTTCAGAAAGATTTCTTTCTGGTTTTACAAAAGATGAGAATTCTCCTATTACTTCGGTTCCTTTCAGCTTAACAGCGCCTATTTCAATGATTTCATCTGCTGAAGGATCAAGCCCGGTGGTTTCAAGATCAAAAACCACATAAATGCTGTTCATCAACTCAAGGTTTTTATCTTCTATTTCCCTTACGATGGGTTCTGAATCATTTACCATGTAACCTTCCATTCCAAAGATAGGTTTTATCCCGCTTTTTTTCGCGGCAAAGTAGAAATTTGGAATGGACTGAACAACACCGTGATCCGTAAGGGCTACAGCATCGTGTCCCCAACTTTTAAGGGTTTTGAACAATTCGTTAACATCGACAATAGCATCGAGTGCACTCATTTTTGTATGGAGGTGAAGTTCGACGCGTTTCTCCTCGGCATTATCTTTCCGCTTCGGGAGTTCGATCTGGTTCAGGTCTCTTACCATTAAAACTTCTTCTTTTATCCTGTCATCATATTCAAGCTTTCCTCTTACCAAAAGCTCGTCCCCGTTATTTATTCCATTCCATACCTCTCTGGCTTTTGCGCCGATCAACTTACAGATTATCGAATCGGTAAAATCCGTTACATTGAAGGTAAGAACAGACACCTTTCCATTCCATTTATCAAGACCAAAGACCTTTCCAGCAACAACCACATCTTTTTCTCTACCCATAACATCACAAATCTTCTGTGGTGCCTGTCTGATTCTTCTCCCGAGAATTACTGTACTCTCCTTTTTAGAGGGTTTCAAAACCTGTGCTGATTCGCCAGAAGTCGCTGAAGAAGGCGAAAGTATTAAAGGTGTTTCGGGCACAATATCTGGCTTAGCTTCATTCTGTATGGGTTCAAAAATTATTTCGAAAGGGATATTTTTCCCTGCAGTCTTCTTTATCGCCTGTCGTAAATCATCTTTTTTTGATCTTATACGCGCTTCTGCAAAACTATTTTTAACGTGTATGATTATTTTCTCACCATCAAATTTGATATCCGACTGTTCTAGATAAGAAGCCAGACCATTCGTGTGTTTAATAAAAGCGTCGATGTCAAATTCAGCATCATCTACTCCGGAGGGCTCTTTGCCAGCCAAAGGAACTCCATCCGGATGATGTAAAGATTCACTGACGGGTCTGAACCCAAGAGAAACCCTTATGTTTAGTTGCGCAGAAGCTACTTTTACAAAACGCTCCAGAAGAAATCTTTTGATTTTTTCTGGAAGTTTGTCATCGAATACAAGAGTCATTTCTCTCTTTGAGAGGTCCACAACTGCATCCAGCACATAAAATGAATCACAGTTGTACTCCGGATAAAAACCAAGGATTCTTTCAACAATCCTGGAGATTGGTATATTCAATTCTTTGAAACGTAACTTCACCTATGAGCACCTCCGGGAAATCTTCGAAAGGAGATATGACACCATGCAACTGCCAGAGCATCCGCAGCATCATCAGGTTTTGGAGTTTCGTTCATTCCCAGAAACTTTTTCATAACCCGCTGGATCTGCCCCTTCTCAGAACGACCATATCCAGTAACTGATTGTTTAACCTGGTGCGGTGTGTATTCAAAAATGGGAATACTAAGCTGCTTCAAAACCAGCAAAACAACCCCTCTCGCTTCTCCAACCTGAATGGCAGTTGTAACGTTTCTGAAGAAGAAAAGCTCTTCGATAGCAGCTTCATCTGGTCGATACTCTTCCACAATTTCGTGGAGGCGATCGTATATCTTCAACAGTCTATTTGGGATCGGCTCACCCGGTTTTGTTTGAATAACACCGTAACCAACCAGCGAGACTTTTGAGCCAGAAACATCTATCAAACCGTATCCTAAAGTGCCAAAGCCAGGATCGATACCAAGGATTCGAGTACAACTCTTTGCCAAAACAACACCTCCAGCTTTACCATTTTACTTCCTGAAAATCTGCGAAAGAGATAGAACAATCTCTTCACGTGGGAAAGGAGGCTTTGACAGAATCAAACGCTCACCAGCAAAGGTTTGCAAAAGGGCAGTTCCTGTTCACATGGTTTCTTTTTCGATACAAAACCGGTATATTTCTCTGAAGCAAAAAACTACGTCAGTCTTTCACTATTTTTTGGCTCAATCCCCTGCTCTTCTAAATCTTTAAGAAGTTTTTCATAAGCCTTTCTCGCGGCGTCCTGTTCCGCAGCTTTCTTCGTTTTCCCGTAACCAACGGCAAGCGCTTTTCCATTAACCCGCACCTCTACGTGGAAGAGCTTGTTCTGAGGAGTGCCGATGTTTTCTATGTAAGAATATTCAGGTCGTACACCCAGATTACCCTGTGTTAATTCTTGAAGGGTCGTCTTGTAATCAAGCACAAGTTCTTTATTCAAAGCTTTTTCTATATAGATTCCTAATTTCTCTTTCACAAAATTCCTCGCTATCTCGAATCCTTCGCTCAAATAAAGGGCGCCAAGGATAGCCTCAAAAGCATCGGCCAGTATCGAGTCCCGTCCCCTTCCGCCAGTCTTTAGCTCTCCTTTGCCAAGAAGCAGGTACTCCCCTATGTTCATATTCCGAGCAACCTCTGCCAGAACTTTTTCGCTTGCTACGACCGCACGTGTTTTTGACATCACACCTTCATCTACGTCGTACTCTCTGTACAAGAGATCTGCAAGCGAAAGAGCCAGCACAGCATCCCCAAGGAATTCCAATCTTTCATTCGATTCAACATTCATTCCCTTACGTACAACTTCATTTGCATAAGAAGAATGACACAGAGCTTTGAAAATCCACTCTGTGTCAATATCCAAATCGTTTTTCTTGCAAAACTCTTGAACTTTCTTATAATACTCTTTCATCTCACCCATTTCCTGACTCTTTCAGCTATCGATTCCGCGTCAAGTCCGGCAATTTTATAAAGGTCTTTTTTACTTCCAGAAATGAAGTACCTATCGATTCCGATTTTTTCGAATTTCTCCGGCAGGAATCCCGCCAATGCAAAGTAGCTTTCAAGGAGCGTTCCAAGGCCACTGTTCACGTTATGATCTTCAAAAGAACAAACTTTACCCTTAAGATATTCCTTTACTTCCTCAAAATTTGCGTCAAGAGGACAGCTTACATTCAAAATGGTGATTTCTATTCCTTCAGCCTTAAGCTCATCAGCAGCTTTAACTGCTTCTGTTGTTACCTGTCCTGTAACGACAACCGTGGCATCTTTTCCTTCGCGAATGACATCAACCTTTCCATATTCAAATTTATAGTCATCACCAAAGAAAGGTTTGCCATTTGCGTCCGTTATTATATCCATTTTCGAGCGTCCCATGGCTATAATGAAATTTCCTTTGTTTACAGCCGCATATCTTACAGCTCTGTCTGTCTGGTTGGGATCTGCAGGAACGATTAGCTTGAAACCGTATAGATTCTTTATGGCACCTATATAGTCGAGACAGTGATGGGTCTTTCCATCTTCCCCAACATCTATACCCACGTGGGTTACACCAACCTTCAAGTCAGTTTTGTTTATATCGTTGAGTCTTTGTTGGTTATAGGTTTCATCAATTCCAAAGACCCCAAAATCTGCAAAGAATGTTTTCGCACCTGATATGGACATGGCGCCAGCAACCGTTACAGCGTTGTGTTCCTGCACACCGATCTGGACAAAATTCTCGGGCCATACTTTTTCGAAATCCTCAAGTTTCGTTGAAGGTTTGAGGTCGCAATCAACAACCGCTATGGGCGCCTTTCCTTTGTTAATCTTTGCAAGATCCGCTAAAGCCTTCCCGAAAGCGGAACGATTATCAAGTTTTTCAGAAGCGCCGTAAGTTATCGGTGTTCCGGGATCGATTTCAACGAACTCCGTCGGCGGTACAATTGGCTCGTGATAGGAAGGTAATTTCTTTCTCATCTCAAGGTACTTTTCAAGATCATTTTCTACTCCGAGTTCAGCGAGAGCCTTCTTACAAGCTTCCAGATCTAGTGGCTTTCCGTGATATCCAACGACATCTTCCATAAAGCTGACACCTTTACCCATAACTGTTTTCGCAATTATTACCACAGGTCCCTCCGAATAATTGGAAGCTTCGCACAGCGCATCGTTAAGAGCTTCGTAATCGTGGCCATCGACTTCGATGACTTTCCAGCCGTCAGCTTCATAATTAGCCTTTATATCGACAAACATAACATCATGAGCTCTTCCAGATATCTGTGCATCGTTATAATCGATAACTGCCACCAGATTGTTCAACCCGTACTTCACCGCTGTCCTTCTGGCTTCAGCAACCTGTCCTTTTGCCTGTTCAGCATCACCCATTGCAACGTAAACCTGGAAATTCTTGCCGCTTATCTTAGAAGCAAGGGCCATACCAACACCGGCAGAAAGCCCTTGCCCGAGATTACCGGTAGTCCATTCCACACCAGGTATGCCACGGGTTATGTGACCCTCATAAATACTGCCAGCATGTCTGAATCCTGCAATAACTTCGTCAATATTGAAAAAACCAAGTCTCCCAAGTGCCGCATAAACACCTGGAGAAGTATGGCCATGACTAATAACAACCCTGTCTCTGTTAGGATCGAAAGGATTTTCAGGATCGATATTTGCATACGCATAAAGCATAAGGTAGATATCTATCGATGACATCGAACCACCAGGATGACCTGATTTAGCAACTGTGGTCATCTTTAAGATATCACCACGACAGATACGTCCAAGTTCTTTGAGTTCAGCTATTTTCTGTTCTGAAAGCTTTTTTTTCGCCATTCTGATACCTCCAATCCTCAACTATTTATCATCTTCTTCAAGCTCTATGTCTTCATCTTTCTCTCTAAGAAGTTCTTCTGGATCTGTGTCTGAAAGAAAAGAAACCTGGCTTTTTCTGAATTCATCGAAAGGAATTTTCAATAGCTGACCGTCATCCGCTACAAGCGTCAGCATCTTGAGAAAAATATTGACGGTGAGAACTTTGCAGGTTTTGTTCTGGTATTCCACCACGGTCCCTTCATCGGGTATATCTTTAAGTTCTTCTTCGTACAGATCCTGCTCGTAAGCAAGACAGCACAACAACCTGCCACATCGTCCTGAGATTTTTGCAGGGTTAATTAACAGTTGCTGTTTTTTCGCATGCTTTAACGTAATGCTTTCAAAATTCCTGAGAAATCTCACACAACATGCAACCATACCACACAGTCCGAGACTTCCCTGCATTTTAACCTCGTCACGGATACCAACCTGTCTTAACTCTATACGCGTTTTGAATGTCCTTGCGAGATCTTTGACCAGTTCCCGAAAGTCCACCCTGCTATCGGCTCCAAAATAAAATACGATTCTCGAACGGTCAAACATATATCTTGCTTCAAGTAACCTCATAGGCAAACCATGTTTCTTGATGAGCTCTTTACAAATCTCAAAGGCTTTCTCTGAATCTTCCTGGTTCTTTCTGTGAACCTCTTCGTCTTCTTCTGTCATTTTTCTCAAGATTGGCTTTATCTCTTCGCTTAACTGATCTATTCTCATTATAACAGGGCCATATCTAACCGTTCCAACATCAAGACCAAACTCGCCCATAGCGATCACACGGTCCCCTGGACGTAATTGCAAATCTTCTGCGGTGTATTTACTGAGTTTTCCAACAGCGTGGAATTCCACACCATAAACATGTCCATATATCTCAGGCATATTTTCCCTCCATTTCTAGCGTTTCACAAAAATTTCTCTTGCGCTGTAAAGAATTCTGTGTAATATGAGATCTCTATTCAATGAACCAATTTTCAATCTCGATAACCTTTGACACCACAGGAAAACTTCCTCAGATTCTGCCGTATTTTTAAGATCCAGGTCCATCAACCATTCGAGTAATTCCAAATTCTGTATGAGATTCCATCTTGAAGTTCTACTGATAATGAACGAGTCATGAATCAACGTTCCTAAAACCGCTGCAATCTCCTGAAGAGTATGGAAATAATTACCGTTGGTGTTCAAAGTTTTTTTCAATACCACAAATTTCTTAAAAAACTCGTGTTCCCCCTCAGAAACAATCCTACGAATAACCTCAAGATAAAACTTTCGTCGCATCAAATATTCTTCAGGCCGAGAATCCGTAAGTTTCTCAAATTTTGTCACCAGATCCTGAAAATTCAATTGCTCAAAGCTCTTCAATGCTTCTATCAATTGTGACACATCATTGTCGAGACAATGTTTCAGAACTTCGAAATCTTCAAAGCAACCCGCGTAAATGTACTTAACATCCTCCCTGTACTTTTTCTTCAGAGCATCTAACATTTCGTAAGGATAATCCATTTCAAAGAAAATGCTCCGGCTCCTTATCGTTGGAAGAAGAGATTCCCACGAAGTCGTTGTCAGTATCAATGTCGCAAATTCCGGTGGTTCTTCAAGTGTTTTCAAAAAAGCATTGGAGGCCTCAGGAGTAAGCCTTTCAACTCTATGAATGACAACATATTTTTTCTTGCCATTTGCAGGTTTATGGAGCAAGAAACGTTCAACATCCAATATATCGTCAATTCCTATGTTTCCTGAAGATGGTTGTACTACCAGGAGATCCTCGGTTTCTCGTTGCGAATTCCATTTCGTATCACTCCGAACAAGCTCAAAAGCTCTCTGCAACAAAAAACTTGGCGCTTTTCCAATAAACGCTACCGTTATACCTTTATCCAGATGTATAAGGTTCTCCAATGTTTTTAGAAAGGTCTCATTCATAACTCCCATAATTTAATTATAGCTGAAAGCTAGCAAATGTTATATGTATGATATATTTTTAAATGGGAGGGATTTTATGGAGAGAACATTTGTTTATTTGAAACCAAATACGATACAGAGGCAATTGATCGGGGAAGTGATATCCAGATTTGAAAGGAAAGGGCTGAAAATCGTAGCTTTAAAAATGCTGAAAATGACAATGGAGCAGGCGGAGAAACTCTACGAGGAACACAAAGGGAAGGATTTCTATAAGCCGCTTCTGAAGTTTGTTACCTCCGGTCCAATAGTTGCGATGATCCTTGAGGGACCCCGGGCTGTTGAGGTTGTTCGCCATGTTATAGGAAAAACGGATCCTCTTGAAGCTAACAGCGGGACGATCAGGGGAGAATTCGGAGTCACGATAAGAAAGAACATAGTCCATGCTTCCGACAGTCCCGAGCATGCCAAACACGAAATGTCGATTTTCTTCGATACCAGTGAAATCGTGGATTATAAGCTCTTACTAGAGGAACAATTCTGATGGTCATAGCTGTTTTAAAAAAAGGAAAGGAAAAGAAGCTCCTCAACGGTTACCCGTGGGTTTTTGAAGATGAAATCAGTGAAGTTCAGGGTGAGCTAATCCTTGGCTCCCCGGTGAATGTTTTTTCGAATGATTGGGCCTTCGTGGGAAAAGGCTTATACAATCCCTTTTCGAACAGAAAGATAATGTTTCTGACCACTGAAGATGTAGAGTTAGACGAAAATTTTTTCAGAGAAAGATTATATAAAGCCCTGGAATGGAGAACACGTTTTTTTGATAAGCCCTATTACAGGTTATTTCACGGTGAAGCCGACGGAATTCCCGGGTTCATTGCCGACAGGTATGGTGAAGTTATAGTTGTACAGTTCAGAAATTCCATTGTAGAACTATTGAAAAAACAGCTGGTAAATTCTATCGTAGAGCTTCTTCTTCCTGCTGCGGTTTATGAGAGAAGCGATTTTGAAATGGGCACCGGTGAAGCTTTGCAAAGGGAAACGGGACTACTTTTTGGTGAGATAAAAACTCCAATTGTTGAGGTCGAAGAGAATGGATTGAAGTATATCGTGAACTTTACAAACGGGCAAAAAACCGGGTTTTTCTTCGACCAAAGAGATTCGAGAAAAATGGCACGGAAAATTGTAAAAAGATTCGCTTTCAAGAGAGCTCTCGATCTTTTTTCGTTTACCGGTGGTTTTGGAATAAATATGGCCAAAGCGGGTGCTGAAGTTGTTTGCGTCGATAAATCCGGTGAAGATCTAGAAGTAGCTGAACTCAACGCAGCGTTGAATGATGTAAAAGAACGCATGAGTTTTGTTCAGATGGACGTCTTCAAATATCTGAAATCTTTGGAAAAGAAGGAACAATTTGATATAGTTGTTTTAGATCCTCCATCGTTGATAAAAAGAAAGAAGGAACTTCGT is a genomic window containing:
- a CDS encoding inorganic phosphate transporter, yielding MLLYISLALGFGLAMTIGGNDVANSMATAVGAKAITVRQAVLIAAVLEFSGAFLFGTHVTSTITKGILEPAFIGSQNALVFGAISALIGAFAWLVLATLGGMPVSTTHSIIGGMVGFGLIAGGLQAVNWVKMLMIVSSWIISPLVGGFIAYVVFKLIAASILKKEDLMTATKHYAPIFISFAFFTIAFLFTVKTLKNPVNISLFWGLLFFVISFVISSLLIRRFLKKKQTGDCYEVVESTFRKMQILTSCYVSFSHGANDVANAIGPLAVVYFALTAGGIGETVNIPSWMLAIGGFGIALGVGLWGRKVMATVGTQITTLNNTRGFSIDFAAATSVLIASVFGMPVSTTHVVVGAVTGVGMARGFEAVNKGVLKNILWAWLVTVPVTAGISGFVFYLFSKVFIM
- a CDS encoding DUF47 domain-containing protein, with the protein product MPRLIDKLFPKESPLRLLKEHADLVLKASSYLPEALELYFEGDLKKITVMSKEVEELERQADDIKARIRASYMKLKFVYFEKSDLMTILHKADSVIDGVDDVLKILQMNSVEGLEKTDIPKNFISLGEDSFKSVQLMHDLIKTLLDIVESSFAPKEIGKEVKEIDELENYEFDTDVRSVELGKMLYAQKNRMNPVDILYLEKLTTTISDIADSAENVAEAILMVIKS
- the ruvC gene encoding crossover junction endodeoxyribonuclease RuvC, with the protein product MAKSCTRILGIDPGFGTLGYGLIDVSGSKVSLVGYGVIQTKPGEPIPNRLLKIYDRLHEIVEEYRPDEAAIEELFFFRNVTTAIQVGEARGVVLLVLKQLSIPIFEYTPHQVKQSVTGYGRSEKGQIQRVMKKFLGMNETPKPDDAADALAVAWCHISFRRFPGGAHR
- a CDS encoding PolC-type DNA polymerase III, whose protein sequence is MKLRFKELNIPISRIVERILGFYPEYNCDSFYVLDAVVDLSKREMTLVFDDKLPEKIKRFLLERFVKVASAQLNIRVSLGFRPVSESLHHPDGVPLAGKEPSGVDDAEFDIDAFIKHTNGLASYLEQSDIKFDGEKIIIHVKNSFAEARIRSKKDDLRQAIKKTAGKNIPFEIIFEPIQNEAKPDIVPETPLILSPSSATSGESAQVLKPSKKESTVILGRRIRQAPQKICDVMGREKDVVVAGKVFGLDKWNGKVSVLTFNVTDFTDSIICKLIGAKAREVWNGINNGDELLVRGKLEYDDRIKEEVLMVRDLNQIELPKRKDNAEEKRVELHLHTKMSALDAIVDVNELFKTLKSWGHDAVALTDHGVVQSIPNFYFAAKKSGIKPIFGMEGYMVNDSEPIVREIEDKNLELMNSIYVVFDLETTGLDPSADEIIEIGAVKLKGTEVIGEFSSFVKPERNLSEKVTRITGISDRELEDAPSLSEVLPKFLEFCKDSVLVAHNATFDYRFVRNAVKQLYNEDWKLPYIDTLALSKSLLKSKSYSLDNVVKRLKLGDFEHHRASEDARITAEVFKKLLSMAKKRGIKKIAELENLRKHINISSLRPLHVTILAKNKTGLRNLYELVTLSHTKYFYKKPRIPKSILLEKREGLIIGSACISGELSKAYLSGANAAELEEIAKFFDFIEIMPLDVLDYNEAEAHITRENLKNMYREFYRIGKKLNIPVVMTGDVHFLEPEDAIYRAVLEAAQEYQNFDKQPSLYLRTTEEMLEAAKEIFEDEEIAYEVVVKNSRKIALMVENIAPIRGKLHPPIIEGADEQVRELTYKTAHEIYGDPLPEIVEKRLEKELRAIIGHGYAVLYLIAQKIVRKSNEDGYVVGSRGSVGSSLVATMLGITEVNPLPPHYVCPACKHSEFVLDGSVESGYDLKDKSCPECGALMQKNGQNIPFETFLGFEGDKVPDIDLNFSGEYQERAHAYLEKLFGKDHVFRAGTISTLAERTAYGFVKAYMERSKKQLRRAEIDRLASGIVGVRKTTGQHPGGLMIVPKDRDVHEFTPVQFPANDTKSRTMTTHFAYEVIHDDLVKIDALGHDDPTFIRMLKDITGVDPTTVPMDDKDTLSIFSSTKVLGINPRDLGTDVGTLGIPEFGTQFVRGMLRETRPKTFGELVRISGLSHGTDVWLNNARDWIVSKKATLSDVIACRDDIMNYLISKGIEPLKAFKIMEKVRKGKGITDEEVEMMQEAEVPEWFIESCRRIKYLFPKAHAVAYVSMGYRVAYFKVHYPLAFYSTYFTIKGDEFDVDLALGDVSGIRKEITNLKNNANKNVKERSKETLLEIVLEMRLRGYSFLPVDLEKSDARRFLIEGNALRIPFNRLKNLGYKVAISIIKEREKRPFSSVEDLLKRTSINKTHVEILRKYGAFKGLPEKEQITLF